The DNA region GCCCTGCTCTGTAACAGCCGAAATCTCCATTCGATCCGATGGCACTGTGGACTCCGTGAGCGTAACGAATTCGTCCCGAAAAGAATTCGAGCATCTTGTTCAGTCCGCCGCCATGAATGCTCGTTTCACGCCTGCAATCCTGGGTAACCGACCTGTGAACTGCGTCGCTGAATATAGGTTCAGTTTTAACGGAGCACGCTAACGCCATGAAGTCCCGCTGGCTCCTCATCACCCTGCTTCTGGCGTTCCCCTTCGCCTTCGCGTTCTTCCTGACCGAAGCCCGCCTCGGCCAGCAACGCACCGCCCGCCGCGTCCTGGTTATCCCTCCGCCACCAGCCGCCACCACCGCCGTCGAATCCGCACCTGATATAAGTCCTTCCGGTCCCATAAGCCCTATTGGACCTATCTCCGAAAACCCCACGCCATCCACCGCCCCCGTCGCAGTCACCCCGCCTCCCTCAATCGTACCGAGCGAAGCGACAGGATCTACAAATCGAGAATCCAAAATCGAAAATTCCGCCACGCTCCTCGAAGGCACCGTCACCAAAGAATCCGACGCCCTCGTCTACGAATCCGACGCCAAGCTCCAGCTCCCCAACAACCTCTTCCTCTCCTCGCCCACCGGCGTGATGGTCTCTGACGAACAGCAAAAAATCTTCGCCGGCGACATGCAGCTCCTCTCCACCAAGCAGACCATCTCCGCCAACGAAGCCGTCCTCACCCTCCAACCCGACGGCGGCTCCGTCCTCACCTCCAAAACCCTCAGCATCGCCGCCAACGACAACTCCACCCCCGCGATGGAACTCAAAGGCGACAACCTCACCCTCACCATCCCTGCCTCAAAAAAATCCGCCGTCCCCGCCTCCGAAACACTTACCGCCACCGCGTCACCCACCACGTCCACGCCTTAACTTCGCTCCGACCTTAGCGCCTTCGCGTCTTTGCGATTCAACTAACCACCGCATGCCGTCCGCCCCCGATCAACCCGCCGCCCCCCTCCAAAACCCGCTCGCCCTCCTGCGACGGCTGGAGTGGCGCGTGCGGCACGCCGTGGAAAACGTCCTCAGCGGTGAGTACCGCTCCGCCTTCCGAGGACGCGGCATGGAGTTCGATCAAGTCGTCAAATACGCCTTCGGCGACGACGTCCGCGACATCGACTGGAACGTCACCGCCCGACTCGGTGAACCCTACCGCAAGAAATTCGTCGAGGAACGCGAGGTCACCTTGATGATCGTCCTCGAGGACACCCCCAGCCTCCAGTTCGGCTCCGGCGCGCAATCGAAACGCGAAGCCCTCCTCGAACTCGCCGGCCTCGTCATGCTCCTCGGCGCCGTTAACCGCGACCGCGTCGGCTGCATCCACGCCTCGCCCACCGGCTACACCTTCCGCGAACCCGTCCGCGGCCGCGGCCCCATCCTCCACGCCGCCGCCACCCTCCTCAGCCAGCCGCCGCCCGATCTCTCAACTCTCAACCCTCAACTCTCAACCGGATCGCCATCGCCTGCGGCGACGGCGATCCCTTGGCGCCTCATCTCCAAAACCGCCCCCAAGCACAGCATCCTCATCTGGCTCGGCGATTTCGCCGCCCGCCCCGCGCCCGACGGCTGGCCGCTCATGCAACGCCGCTACCAAACGATGGGCTTCCGCGTCGACGACCCGTGGGACCGCGAACTCCCCGCCGGCGATTCCTTCGCCGCCTACGATCCCGTCAACGGCCGTCTCGTCACCATCGAAGGCTCCTCCGCCGAACGCGCCGCCCACGCCGAATGGCGCGACACCCGCGACACCTCCTTCCGCGCCCTCTTCCCCGATCCTCAAAGCCGCCTCGTCGTCGGCACCGACGAGCCCCGCCTCGAAGCCCTCGTGAAATTCTTCCACCGCCGCATGGCCGGAAGCTCCCGCTAACCAGTCAACCCACCAACCACCCACGATGCTCCCCGCCTCCGACATTGGTCACTGGTCATTGGTCACTGGTCATTCCCTCACAGCACCGTTTTCGTCCCTCGCCCTTAGCTCCGCGCCCTTCGCCCTCATCCCTCCCATCGACCTTCCCTCCGGCCTCCGCCTCGAATCCCCCATCTGGCTCTTCGCCCTCCTGCTGATCCCCTTCGCTATCTGGCTCCGTTCCCGCCGCTCCGTGCCCGTTTTGCTGATACCGTTCGCCGCCGCCTGGCACCGCCCCAGTCTCACGCAAATCTCCCGCTTCCCGGCCATCCTCGCCTGCCTCGGCCTCGTCGCGCTCACGCTCGCCCTGGCCCGCCCGCAACGCGTCGAAGACAAACGCGAAGTCCGCTCCCAAGGCTACGACATCATGCTCGCAGTCGACCTTTCCGGCTCCATGCGCGCCGAGGACTACGAACGCGACGGCCAGCGCATCAACCGCCTCCAGGCCATCAAACCCGTCATCCAGGCCTTCATCAACCAGCGCCCCAACGACCGCATCGGCATCGTCATCTTCGGCGGCCGCGCCTACACCCTCGCCCCCCTCACCTTCGACCACGCCTGGCTCCAGCGCCAGATGGAGCGTATCCGCATCGGCATGATCGAGGACAACACCGCCATCGGTGACGGCCTCGGTGTCGCCCTCACCCGACTCGAGCAATCTCAACGCGAATCCGGCGGCCGCCGACAGGGCGCGTTTGTCGTCCTCATGACCGACGGCGCCAACCGCACGGGCAACATGACCCCGGCCCAGGCCACCGAGATCGCCGTCTCCCGAGGCGTCCCTGTCTACACCATCGGAGCCGGCCGCGACGGCTTCGCGCCTTATCCTATACTCGACGACCAAGGCCGTCCCACCGGACGCTATCAACGCCAGCCGTCCGACCTCGACGAAGGCACCCTCCGCCGCATCGCCACCGCTACCAACGGTCGCTATTTTCGTGCCGACGACATCCGCACCGCCGAAAACGCCTTCGCCGCCATCGACCGCGCGCAGAAAATCGAATTTCAGGCCAAGTCCTACCTCCTCACCACCGAGCTCTTCCACTGGCCCGCCATCCCCGGCCTCGCCCTCCTCACCCTCGCGGCTCTCCTCATCCGCCAGCGCTCCGCAAGATCGTCCTCCGCTGGAGGCGCGGTGCCCTCACCGCGCACAACCGTCGCAACTCCCAACGCTACGCCAGCCTCCGCCCGATGACCTTCCACTGGCCTCTCCTCCTCTGGCTTCTCGCGCTCCCGGTCCTCTGGCTCGCCTTCGACCTGCTCCGCCTCCGTCTCCACAAATCCACGACAGCCGCCTCCCCGTCGAAAATCATCCAGGCCGAAGCCACCCGTAGCGCATTGGTCATTGGTCACTGGTCATTCCAGCGCGGTTTCGCGAAACCGCGCTGGCGCTTCTGCCTCGGCCTCGCCTTCGCCATCGTCGCCCTCGCCCGCCCGCAATGGGGCCGTCTCGATGAACCCGTCTTCGACCAGTCCCGTGAAATTCTCATCGCGCTCGATCTCTCGCGCAGCATGACCGCGCCCGACGTGAAGCCCAACCGCCTCGACCGCGCCAAGCTTCTCATCACCTCCCTCCTTGAACGCCTCCAGGGCGAACGCGTCGGCCTCGTCGTCTTCGCCGGCACCTCGTTTCTCCAGAGCCCGCTCAGCTCCGACTACGAGATCCTCCGCGACTTCCTCCCCTCGCTCAATCCCGACTTCCTCCCTCAAGGCGGCAGCAACTACCAAGCCCTCCTCGAGACCTCCCTCGAGTCTTTCGGCACCGAAGCCGCCGCCGACCGCTTCCTCATCATCCTCTCCGACGGCGAAGCCACCGACGACAACTGGAAATCCCTCACCGACGGCCTGAAAAAAAAATCCATCCGCGTCCTCGGCCTCGGCATCGGCACACCCGAAGGCGCCATGATCCCCGACAGCACCGGAGGCTTCATCAAAGACGAGCGCGGCGCCGTCGTTCTCTCCAAGCTCGAACCCCGCACCCTCCAGGAACTCGCCGAAACTACCACCGGCCTCTACACCGATGCTTCTTCCTGGGTCGATCTCGCCCAGATCATCGAGTCCACCGTCGATGCCGGTCGCAAAGGCGCCTTCCTCGAACGCAACCGCGTCCGCCTCGCCGAACGCTTCCAATGGGTTCTCGCCCCCGCATTACTCCTCTTCGCCTGGAGCTACTGGCGCGAATTCCCCGTCCGCCCCCGCCCCCGCGACATCCACTTGAAAACAAAAACTCCCTCCGATGTAGGCGGGGTGCCCTCACCCCGCATTCCAACCGTCGCTAATCTTATCACGCTCACTCTCACGCTTGCGCCACTGGTCATTGGTCACTGGTCATTCGCGGCGGAAGCCCCTTCCGCCGCCACTTCGCCGGACCCGGCGACGGCCATCGCCGCCCCCCTCAGCACCCTCGTCGGCAGCCTCGCCTCTCGCGAATCCCTCGCCGCCCGCGACTGCGCCCAGATCGCCACCACCACCATCACCTACGGCGAACGCCTCCAGTCCGCCAAACACCCCGTCCCCGAAGGCCCGATACGCGACGCCCTCCTCGCCGTGGACCAGGGCGAAGCCACCGACGCCAAAGCCGCCGACTGGCCCGACCTCCGTGCTAAACTCAAAAAATTCCTGGAAAAACCCGAAGACCCGCAGAAGAAGGACGACGAAAAAAAACAGGACGAGAAAAAAGACCAGCAGGACAAACAGGATAAACAGGATAAGCAGGACCAGAAACAATCCGGCCAGCCCGACGACAAATCCGAACAGGACAAAAAAGATCAGCAGCAAAAGTCCGACTCCCAGAAATCTGAAAACCAGCCCCAGTCGCAGCAAAACCAGCAGCAACAACAAGACTCCAAGCCCGGCGAAAAATCCAACGAACCGCCCAAGGAGCAGCAATCCGCCTTCGGCAAAATGGACGAAAAGCCACCCGAGCCAAAAACGCCGCAGGAAGTCCCCCAACCCTCCGAAGAAACCCAGAAAATCGGTGGCACCCCCGACAACAAATCCACCGCTCCCGTCGATCCCTCACTCTCCGTCCCGCTCCAGAAACTCGATCAAGTCCGTGAACTCGATTCCCCCGGCCGCCTCTTTCAATTGATGCAAGACCCCAAGGCCCGCCCACCGAAAACCGGCAAAGACTGGTAATCCGCCATGCAACGTATCCGCATTTCTCTCTCGCTCGGCCTCCTCGTTTTCCTCGCCGCCTTCGCCCGCGCCCAGACCGTGCGCTGGGAACCCGCCAGCGGCAGCCTGGCCCACAATCAAACCAGCGAGCTCTCTCTCATCTTCGAAAACTGCGAGCCCACCGCCGCTCCCGAGATCCCCGCCATCCCGGGCCTCACACTCCAGCGCGGCGGCGAGATCCGAAATACCTCCATCATCAACGGCCGTCGCTCGGAAAACGTCACGTGGATGTTCGCGGCCCGTCCCTCCCTGAAGCAGCGCATCTCCATCCCGGCCTTCGGTGTCGAGACCGACAAGGGTCGGCTCACCGTCGCCCCCGCCACCTTCGAAGTCGGAGAAGCCACCATCGGCGGTAATCTCTCCCTCGAATCCGTCGTCACCGCCCGCTTCCAGACGCCTCGCGAGGTATGGGCCGGCGAGATTTTTCCGATCACGTACAAGCTCAGCACGCTCCGCCGCTATTTTCATTCCTTCGGCAGCTATCTCGAATGGCCTCCCGCTCCTTTCGTCATCGAGGACTGGAGCAAGGGAGAACTGAAAGAAGCCGTGATCGCAGGAGAAAACCACGTGGTGCTCGAGCAAAACACCCGCGCCCTCGCCCGTACCACGGGCACTGTCACGCTCAACGCAGGCAACCAGCTCGTGAACGTCATCAAAGGCACCGACATGTGGGGCCGCGCCAACCTCGACCAGTTCGCCGTCACCAGCGACCGCCCGTCTGTCACCGTTAAGCCACTACCCACCGGCGCCCCCGCCGCCTTCAACGGCGCCGTCGGCCAGTTCACGCTCCAATCCAAAATCGTCCCCGTCAGCGCCAACGTCGGCGATCCCATCACCTGGACACTCACGCTCTCCGGCGCAGGAAACTGGCCCGACCTCCCCGGCCTCCCCGCCCGCGAAGCCTCCAAAGATTTCCGCGTCGTCCAGCCCCAGGCCAAACGCACCAACAAAGAGGGCACGCTCTTCGAAGCCACCCTCGTCGAAGACGTCGTCCTCATCCCCACCAAACCCGGCACCTACACCCTCGGCCCCGTCACCTTCGCCTACTTCGATCCCGCCAAAGGCACCTACCAGACCGCCACCGCCCCGCGCACGACCGTCACCATCGCGCCAGCCGCCACCAGCGCCCCCACAGCCTCCACGCAAAACACGCCTGCCTCCACAGCCAGCGCCGCCACACCCGCCAAAACCCTCACGCCTCCCGCCGCACCCGCCGCCATCCCGCGCGACCCGCTCCCCGGCTCCGCCGAAGCCCCGCTCCCCCTCAGCCCGCGCACGCTCCTGCTCGCCGCCCTCTCGCCGCTCCTTCCGCTCCTCCTCTTCTGGTTCATCCTCGCCCTGCGCCGCGCCAAACAAACCGACCCTCTCCGCCCTCAACGCGAAGCCCGCGCCCGCCTCGCCGCCACGATCGCCGAACTCCGCACCGCCAAAGACCGCGCCCAGATCGTCGCCCTCCTCCAAGCCTGGCAACGCGACACCGCCGCCCTCTGGCCCCTCGCCCGCGCCGTCCCCTCCGCCACCGACTTCGCCGCATCCGATGGAGGCGCGGTGCCCTCACCGCGCGTGCCCGATTCATCCTCCCCTTGGTCCACCCTCTGGCTCGAAGCCGAACGCTGTCTCTACCGTTCCGATACACCGCTCCCCGCCGACTGGACCGCCCGCGCCGAAGCCGCCCTCGCCGCCCGCCCGGTGAAATCCTTCAGCGCCTTCTCCCTCTTCCTCCCGCGCAACCTCCTCCCCTTCGCCGCCGCCCTCGCGCTCGTCCTACTGTCTTTCCCCGGCTCTCTCTCCGCCCAAGACGCCGCCAAAGCCGCGTACGACCGCAGCGACTTCACCACCGCCGAAAAAACCTGGCGCGACCAACTCGCCAAAACGCCGACCAACTGGATCGCCCATCACAACCTCGCCCTCGCCCTCGCCCAGCAAAACCGCTGGCAGGAAGCCGCCGCCCATTCCGCGACCGCCTTCGTCCAACACTCGTCCGACGCCTCCGTCCGCTGGCACCTCGCACTCACGCTCGATAAAGCCGGGTACGCGCCCACGACGATCTCCGCCTTCATCAACCCATCGCCGCTCCACAACCTCGCCCGCCGCTTCTCCCCCGCCGAATGGCAGCGCGTGATCATCGCCGCCTCCGCCCTCGCCGCCCTCGCCCTCGCACTCGCCCTGCTCCGTCTCCACGGCTCCTGCTCCCGCGCGCTAAAACCCGCTGCCTGGACCCTCGCCCTCCTCTCGCTCCTCGTCCTCGCCACCGGCCTCCTCAGCCTCCGCCTGTATTCGCCAACCAGCGACCTCCGCGCCGCCCTCGTCTGGAAACAAACGACTCTTCGCTCGATCCCCACCGAAGCCGACACCGCCCAGAAAACGACGCCACTCGCCGCCGGCTCCATCGCCGTCATCGACAAAACCTACCTCGGCTGGTCCCGTCTCGCCTTCAAGAACGGTCAGACGGGCTGGGTACGTCACGAAGATCTCCGTCAGCTTTGGCGCTAAGCTGCTGACTCAGCAGTCAGCGGTCTTCCGCGCCATCCTTAGCATCGACTCCTCCGTGCTGAAATCGCTCATCCGCGCGATCTCCACCCAGCGCAGATCTTTCGATTCCTGCGTGATCACCAGCGGCTCCGCATCATCCGCCTCGATCATGAAACGCACATCATAGTGCCAGTGCCCCGGCTCACTTTTCCGCTCCGGAATCCAGTGCCGGTCCACATCGAAAATCTCTGGAGTCACCAGACGCAGCCGCGTCAACCCTGACTCTTCCTGCGCCTCGCGCATCGCCACACCCGCGATGTCCAGATCCCCATCCGCGTGCCCGCCCAGTTGAACCCAGATTCCCAGCTTTGCATGATGCGTCAGCAGCGTCCGTTTCCGCTCCGCGTCCACAATCCACGCCGATCCCGTCAGATGTCCGACCGCCAGCGAACGCTCCGCGCACCACGGATTCTCCTCCACGAAGCGAATCATCTCCCCCGCCATCGCCGCCTCGTGCGCATCCAATCCCCGCGCCGCATGCGCCCGCAACTTCCCCAACAACACTTCCCTCGGATCGTTCATAAAATAGTCTCACTCTTCGCCAAACTTGCACGCCCTCTTCGCCCACGCCCGCTTTCGCGTCTCTGTGCTCTCTTTGTCATAGCTCTGTGTTCTCTGTGCCCCACTCCGGCTCATTTCGTCTCGAACCACTTCGTCTCCGCCTTCACCACGCCGCCCTCCAGCTGCTCGAAAATCTCCGGCACCGTCTTCGCCACCGAGAACAATTCCAGATTCGACGGCTTGTTAAATTTCTCCGCCACCATCCGCCGGAAAAAACTCAGCAGCTCATCATAGAAACCATCCTGATTCAAAAACACGCACGGCTTCCGCAGCACATCCAGCTGCCGGAGCGTGAGGATCTCCATGATCTCCTCCAGCGTCCCCCAGCCGCCCGGCAGTGTGAGGAACGCATCGGCCCGCGTTTCCATCAGCAGCTTACGCTCGCGCATCGTCACCACCGTCACGAGTTCATCCGCCTCGGTGAACGCCAGCTCCTTCACCTTCATGAATTCCGGGATCACCCCGATCACCTGCCCACCCGCCTGCTTCACCGACCGCGCCACCGCGCCCATCAACCCCGTTTTCCCTCCGCCATAAACCAGTCCCCACCCGCGCCGCACCATCTCCCGACCGACTTCCTCCGTCGCCGCATAATACTTCGGATCGAGCCGATCACTGGAGGAACAATAAACGCAAAGCAGCTTGGACATACCTCCTCAAAAACCACGCCCGCCTCCTCATCGCCACTAATTTTTGGCTGATACTTTCCCCCATCCGTGCCCATCTGTGCCATCCGTGGTCAAAAACTCCTCCACCTATCGCGGCCGCCTCGCCCCCTCGCCCACCGGGTATCTGCATCTTGGGCACGCCCGTACATTCTGGATCGGCGCCGAGCGCGCCCGCCACGCCGGCGGCGCCCTCATCCTCCGCAACGACGACCTCGACTCCACCCGCTTCCGCCTCGATTTCGTCGACGCCATGCTCACCGACCTCCGCTGGCTCGGCTTCACCTGGCAGGAAGGCCCCGACCTCGGCGGCCCGCACGCGCCCTACAACCAACAAGCCCGCCGCCCGCTCTACCGCGACGTCCTCGAAAAACTCCACGCCGCCCGCCTCATCTATCCCTGCACCCGCTCCCGCCGCGACGTTCTCGAAGCCGCCGGCGCCCCCCACGAAGGCTCTCCCGACGACGAGCCCGTTTACCCCGACTCCTTCCGTCCGCCGCTCGACGCACCGCTCCCACCTCTCCCCGCGCCCGATCAACCCATCACGACCAACTGGCGTATCCGCGTTCCGGATGGCGAAACCGTCTCATTCACCGACAACCGCCTCGGTCTCCAAAGCGCCGTCGCCGGCCGCGACTTCGGCGACTTCCTCGTCTGGCGCAAAGACGACGTCCCCAGCTACCAACTCGCCTGCGCTGTCGATGACGCGACCATGCACATCACCGAAGTCGTCCGCGGCGACGACCTCGTCCGCTCCACCTTCCGCCAGCTCCTCATCTTCCGCGCCCTCGGCGTCACGCCGCCCGCCTTCTATCACGCCCCGCTCATGAACGACGACAACGGCGTCCGCCTCGCCAAGCGCCACGACGCCCTCAGCCTCCGCGCGATGCGTGAACAGGGCGTCAATCCCGCCGCCATCCTCGAAAAATTCTCCGCCTCTCTCACATGACCCTCGTCAAAATCGGCGTCCTCAACATCTCGGACCGTGCCAGCGCCGGCATCTACGAAGACACGCCCGGCAAAGCCTGTGTCGCCCTCCTTCGCGAGTGGCTGGTCACACCTTTCGATGTCGAGTACCGCATCATTCCCGACGAACAGCCGCAGATCGAAGCCGCGCTCCGTGAACTCGCCGACAATGCCGGCTGCGCACTCATCGTCACCACTGGCGGCACCGGTCCCGCCCTGCGCGACGTCACCCCCGAAGCCACCGAAGCCGTCTGCGAAAAAATGCTCCCCGGCTTCGGCGAACTCATGCGCGCCACCTCGCTCAAGTATGTCCCCACCGCGATTCTCTCACGCCAGACCGCCGGCATCCGGGGAAAAACGCTCATCGTCAATCTCCCTGGCCGCCCCAAAGCCATCCGTGAAAACCTCGAAGCCGTCTTCCCCGCAATTCCTTACTGCATCGACCTCATCGGCGGCCCGCGTCTTGAAACAAACGCCACTGCAATGAAAGCGTTCCGGCCTGCCTCCTAGCCTGCACGCCTGCTCCGTCAGAATCCAAAAAACGCCGCCGCTTCCTGCCGGTCCTTCGAAATCTGATCGGTCAGCCCCGAGATCGACGAAAACTTCGTCTCCGGCCGGATGA from Nibricoccus aquaticus includes:
- a CDS encoding VWA domain-containing protein, with protein sequence MLPASDIGHWSLVTGHSLTAPFSSLALSSAPFALIPPIDLPSGLRLESPIWLFALLLIPFAIWLRSRRSVPVLLIPFAAAWHRPSLTQISRFPAILACLGLVALTLALARPQRVEDKREVRSQGYDIMLAVDLSGSMRAEDYERDGQRINRLQAIKPVIQAFINQRPNDRIGIVIFGGRAYTLAPLTFDHAWLQRQMERIRIGMIEDNTAIGDGLGVALTRLEQSQRESGGRRQGAFVVLMTDGANRTGNMTPAQATEIAVSRGVPVYTIGAGRDGFAPYPILDDQGRPTGRYQRQPSDLDEGTLRRIATATNGRYFRADDIRTAENAFAAIDRAQKIEFQAKSYLLTTELFHWPAIPGLALLTLAALLIRQRSARSSSAGGAVPSPRTTVATPNATPASAR
- a CDS encoding BatD family protein; the protein is MQRIRISLSLGLLVFLAAFARAQTVRWEPASGSLAHNQTSELSLIFENCEPTAAPEIPAIPGLTLQRGGEIRNTSIINGRRSENVTWMFAARPSLKQRISIPAFGVETDKGRLTVAPATFEVGEATIGGNLSLESVVTARFQTPREVWAGEIFPITYKLSTLRRYFHSFGSYLEWPPAPFVIEDWSKGELKEAVIAGENHVVLEQNTRALARTTGTVTLNAGNQLVNVIKGTDMWGRANLDQFAVTSDRPSVTVKPLPTGAPAAFNGAVGQFTLQSKIVPVSANVGDPITWTLTLSGAGNWPDLPGLPAREASKDFRVVQPQAKRTNKEGTLFEATLVEDVVLIPTKPGTYTLGPVTFAYFDPAKGTYQTATAPRTTVTIAPAATSAPTASTQNTPASTASAATPAKTLTPPAAPAAIPRDPLPGSAEAPLPLSPRTLLLAALSPLLPLLLFWFILALRRAKQTDPLRPQREARARLAATIAELRTAKDRAQIVALLQAWQRDTAALWPLARAVPSATDFAASDGGAVPSPRVPDSSSPWSTLWLEAERCLYRSDTPLPADWTARAEAALAARPVKSFSAFSLFLPRNLLPFAAALALVLLSFPGSLSAQDAAKAAYDRSDFTTAEKTWRDQLAKTPTNWIAHHNLALALAQQNRWQEAAAHSATAFVQHSSDASVRWHLALTLDKAGYAPTTISAFINPSPLHNLARRFSPAEWQRVIIAASALAALALALALLRLHGSCSRALKPAAWTLALLSLLVLATGLLSLRLYSPTSDLRAALVWKQTTLRSIPTEADTAQKTTPLAAGSIAVIDKTYLGWSRLAFKNGQTGWVRHEDLRQLWR
- a CDS encoding DUF58 domain-containing protein, with product MPSAPDQPAAPLQNPLALLRRLEWRVRHAVENVLSGEYRSAFRGRGMEFDQVVKYAFGDDVRDIDWNVTARLGEPYRKKFVEEREVTLMIVLEDTPSLQFGSGAQSKREALLELAGLVMLLGAVNRDRVGCIHASPTGYTFREPVRGRGPILHAAATLLSQPPPDLSTLNPQLSTGSPSPAATAIPWRLISKTAPKHSILIWLGDFAARPAPDGWPLMQRRYQTMGFRVDDPWDRELPAGDSFAAYDPVNGRLVTIEGSSAERAAHAEWRDTRDTSFRALFPDPQSRLVVGTDEPRLEALVKFFHRRMAGSSR
- a CDS encoding NUDIX hydrolase, yielding MNDPREVLLGKLRAHAARGLDAHEAAMAGEMIRFVEENPWCAERSLAVGHLTGSAWIVDAERKRTLLTHHAKLGIWVQLGGHADGDLDIAGVAMREAQEESGLTRLRLVTPEIFDVDRHWIPERKSEPGHWHYDVRFMIEADDAEPLVITQESKDLRWVEIARMSDFSTEESMLRMARKTADC
- a CDS encoding VWA domain-containing protein, which encodes MTFHWPLLLWLLALPVLWLAFDLLRLRLHKSTTAASPSKIIQAEATRSALVIGHWSFQRGFAKPRWRFCLGLAFAIVALARPQWGRLDEPVFDQSREILIALDLSRSMTAPDVKPNRLDRAKLLITSLLERLQGERVGLVVFAGTSFLQSPLSSDYEILRDFLPSLNPDFLPQGGSNYQALLETSLESFGTEAAADRFLIILSDGEATDDNWKSLTDGLKKKSIRVLGLGIGTPEGAMIPDSTGGFIKDERGAVVLSKLEPRTLQELAETTTGLYTDASSWVDLAQIIESTVDAGRKGAFLERNRVRLAERFQWVLAPALLLFAWSYWREFPVRPRPRDIHLKTKTPSDVGGVPSPRIPTVANLITLTLTLAPLVIGHWSFAAEAPSAATSPDPATAIAAPLSTLVGSLASRESLAARDCAQIATTTITYGERLQSAKHPVPEGPIRDALLAVDQGEATDAKAADWPDLRAKLKKFLEKPEDPQKKDDEKKQDEKKDQQDKQDKQDKQDQKQSGQPDDKSEQDKKDQQQKSDSQKSENQPQSQQNQQQQQDSKPGEKSNEPPKEQQSAFGKMDEKPPEPKTPQEVPQPSEETQKIGGTPDNKSTAPVDPSLSVPLQKLDQVRELDSPGRLFQLMQDPKARPPKTGKDW
- a CDS encoding TIGR00730 family Rossman fold protein, which gives rise to MSKLLCVYCSSSDRLDPKYYAATEEVGREMVRRGWGLVYGGGKTGLMGAVARSVKQAGGQVIGVIPEFMKVKELAFTEADELVTVVTMRERKLLMETRADAFLTLPGGWGTLEEIMEILTLRQLDVLRKPCVFLNQDGFYDELLSFFRRMVAEKFNKPSNLELFSVAKTVPEIFEQLEGGVVKAETKWFETK
- the mog gene encoding molybdopterin adenylyltransferase, which translates into the protein MTLVKIGVLNISDRASAGIYEDTPGKACVALLREWLVTPFDVEYRIIPDEQPQIEAALRELADNAGCALIVTTGGTGPALRDVTPEATEAVCEKMLPGFGELMRATSLKYVPTAILSRQTAGIRGKTLIVNLPGRPKAIRENLEAVFPAIPYCIDLIGGPRLETNATAMKAFRPAS
- a CDS encoding glutamate--tRNA ligase family protein, whose product is MPSVVKNSSTYRGRLAPSPTGYLHLGHARTFWIGAERARHAGGALILRNDDLDSTRFRLDFVDAMLTDLRWLGFTWQEGPDLGGPHAPYNQQARRPLYRDVLEKLHAARLIYPCTRSRRDVLEAAGAPHEGSPDDEPVYPDSFRPPLDAPLPPLPAPDQPITTNWRIRVPDGETVSFTDNRLGLQSAVAGRDFGDFLVWRKDDVPSYQLACAVDDATMHITEVVRGDDLVRSTFRQLLIFRALGVTPPAFYHAPLMNDDNGVRLAKRHDALSLRAMREQGVNPAAILEKFSASLT